In Flavobacterium sp. CBA20B-1, one DNA window encodes the following:
- a CDS encoding ABC transporter ATP-binding protein, with product MIKAENISKQFNGLQVLKNVSIEINKGEVVAIVGASGAGKTTLLQILGVLDFPEKDTNAQLMINNTNVLKLKDQQLAAFRNKNLGFIFQFHQLLPEFTAIENVCIPAFIAGKSKEEAVHEAKKLLDYLGLSHRINHFPSELSGGEQQRVAVARALINQPAVIFADEPSGNLDTTSAENLHELFFKLRDNFGQTFVIVTHNEELANLADRKLVMSDGKFVI from the coding sequence ATGATTAAAGCTGAAAATATCAGTAAACAATTTAATGGTTTACAAGTTTTAAAAAATGTTTCAATCGAAATAAATAAAGGCGAGGTGGTGGCTATTGTTGGAGCTTCGGGTGCCGGAAAAACTACTTTGTTGCAAATTTTGGGCGTTTTAGATTTTCCTGAGAAAGACACAAATGCCCAACTTATGATTAACAACACCAATGTTTTAAAGTTAAAAGACCAACAATTGGCTGCATTTAGAAATAAAAACTTGGGTTTTATTTTTCAGTTTCATCAATTACTGCCTGAATTTACGGCAATAGAAAATGTGTGTATTCCTGCGTTTATTGCTGGTAAATCGAAAGAGGAAGCAGTGCACGAGGCTAAAAAATTGCTTGATTATTTAGGTTTAAGTCACAGAATAAATCATTTCCCCTCTGAATTGTCGGGTGGTGAGCAGCAACGAGTGGCTGTGGCACGTGCATTAATCAATCAACCAGCAGTGATTTTTGCAGATGAACCATCGGGTAATTTAGACACTACCTCTGCGGAAAATTTGCATGAACTTTTTTTTAAACTGCGCGATAATTTCGGACAAACATTTGTAATTGTTACTCACAATGAAGAATTGGCCAATTTAGCCGATCGAAAACTGGTTATGAGCGATGGTAAATTTGTAATTTAA
- a CDS encoding DUF2750 domain-containing protein, with protein MEVKMIEDFLNHIVQNNKVFIIEHKNEIAISQSLLFTNNANEPVNVVCFWDNEDLAKACCVDIWRDYTPQEICLTTFIEDYLVNIYNESFIVGINFNDQMEGIEADPLDIISNIIQLLKKQKMELDFEYFKNLADLERQLQKLL; from the coding sequence ATGGAAGTGAAAATGATAGAAGATTTTTTAAACCACATTGTTCAAAATAATAAGGTTTTTATTATTGAGCATAAAAACGAAATAGCCATTTCACAATCGCTGTTATTCACAAATAATGCAAATGAACCTGTGAATGTGGTTTGTTTTTGGGATAATGAAGATTTGGCTAAAGCTTGTTGTGTTGATATTTGGCGAGATTATACGCCCCAAGAAATATGTCTTACCACTTTTATTGAAGATTACTTAGTAAATATTTATAATGAAAGTTTTATTGTGGGGATTAATTTTAATGACCAAATGGAAGGTATAGAAGCCGATCCGTTGGATATCATCTCGAATATCATACAATTGCTGAAAAAGCAAAAGATGGAATTAGATTTTGAGTATTTCAAAAACTTAGCCGACTTAGAACGCCAATTGCAAAAGTTACTTTAA
- a CDS encoding S9 family peptidase translates to MKKISLFAFMLAGFFAQAQNNLTIEDATMPFQRGLATQSIYGAQWRTNNEITFIDASFKALTAKSTNDKVVENFITTSDLETAVGRSINEKVSLRTIPFDYHWENENQLSFTYQGENDKYYVVYNILTKNVDKTIKINAEATEEIISPNKNYIAYLNKNNIELVFDNGTVVKVTNDPEHVVNGSSNTHRNEFGIDRGMWISPDGKKIMFYKKDERMVKDYPLIDFGARIAEENPIKYPMAGMKSEEVSLHIYNIDTKTTKKINIEGDKEQFLTMPTWSPNSEMVYVGVLNRGQDHLKLQRYNAASGNFDKLLFEEKSKTYVEPNTPLKFLNDKEFIYISEKDGYRHMFRYDINGKQLNSYVYNDVVFKDFVNVSPKEIYYMGTANKGMDKLLYKLDLKSGKTQAVTKTSATYTVEMNPEKTWYYSQYTNLTTPNHVSLKHINGKETIELLNASNPYEGKTVLPKVEMVTIKAADGKTDLNGRLLYPVNFNENEKYPVMVYVYGGPHAQLVTNRFGGGAGGFDYYMAQQGFVVFTLDNRGSENRGRDFEHVIHRQLGQNEMADQMEGVKFLKSKKFVDADRIGVYGWSFGGFMTTSLMLNYPDTFKVGVAGGPVIDWKWYEVMYGERYMDTPEENPEGYEKTSTLNKVKNLKGRLLMIHGAQDPVVVQQHSMEFIEKCIKEGKQVDYFLYPTHEHNVSGRDRIHLNAKIADYFMTHLKK, encoded by the coding sequence ATGAAGAAAATTTCCCTTTTTGCTTTTATGCTTGCAGGTTTTTTTGCCCAAGCACAAAATAATTTAACGATAGAAGACGCTACAATGCCGTTTCAAAGAGGTTTAGCAACCCAATCGATCTACGGTGCTCAATGGCGAACAAATAATGAAATAACCTTTATCGACGCTTCTTTTAAAGCTTTGACTGCAAAATCTACGAATGATAAAGTGGTTGAAAATTTTATTACAACGTCCGATTTAGAAACGGCAGTGGGCCGATCGATTAACGAAAAAGTGAGTTTGCGAACCATTCCTTTTGATTATCATTGGGAAAATGAAAACCAACTATCGTTTACGTATCAAGGCGAAAATGATAAATATTATGTGGTGTATAACATCCTTACCAAAAATGTTGATAAAACCATAAAAATTAATGCAGAAGCAACAGAAGAAATCATCTCTCCTAATAAAAACTATATCGCATATTTGAATAAAAATAATATTGAATTGGTTTTTGACAATGGTACCGTGGTTAAAGTTACAAACGATCCGGAGCATGTGGTGAACGGTAGCAGCAATACCCATAGAAACGAATTTGGAATTGACAGAGGGATGTGGATCAGTCCAGATGGAAAAAAAATTATGTTCTATAAAAAAGATGAACGTATGGTGAAAGATTATCCACTCATCGATTTTGGAGCCCGCATAGCCGAAGAAAATCCCATTAAATATCCAATGGCCGGAATGAAATCTGAAGAGGTTTCTTTGCACATTTATAACATCGATACAAAAACCACCAAAAAAATAAATATCGAGGGCGATAAAGAACAGTTCTTAACAATGCCTACTTGGTCACCAAACAGCGAAATGGTCTATGTGGGTGTTTTAAATCGCGGTCAAGATCATTTAAAATTACAAAGATACAACGCTGCTTCTGGTAATTTTGATAAATTATTGTTTGAAGAAAAGAGCAAAACGTATGTGGAACCCAACACACCACTGAAATTTTTAAACGATAAAGAATTTATCTATATTTCTGAAAAAGACGGTTACCGCCACATGTTTCGATATGATATCAACGGTAAGCAATTGAACAGCTATGTGTATAACGATGTGGTTTTTAAAGACTTTGTGAATGTGTCGCCTAAAGAAATTTACTATATGGGAACGGCAAATAAAGGAATGGATAAATTGCTTTATAAACTTGATTTAAAATCAGGAAAAACACAAGCTGTTACCAAAACATCTGCGACCTATACAGTAGAAATGAATCCTGAAAAAACTTGGTATTACTCACAATACACCAATTTAACAACTCCAAATCATGTGTCGTTGAAGCATATAAATGGAAAGGAAACCATAGAATTGTTAAACGCTAGCAATCCGTATGAAGGAAAAACCGTTTTGCCGAAAGTAGAAATGGTTACTATAAAAGCAGCAGACGGAAAAACCGATTTAAACGGAAGGTTGTTATATCCGGTAAATTTCAATGAAAACGAAAAATATCCTGTGATGGTATATGTTTACGGCGGACCTCATGCGCAATTGGTTACCAATCGTTTTGGTGGCGGTGCAGGCGGATTTGATTATTATATGGCACAACAAGGTTTTGTAGTGTTTACGTTGGATAACAGAGGAAGCGAAAACCGCGGACGTGATTTTGAGCATGTAATTCACCGACAATTGGGTCAGAATGAGATGGCAGATCAAATGGAAGGTGTGAAATTTTTGAAATCGAAAAAGTTTGTGGATGCTGACCGAATCGGGGTTTATGGCTGGTCGTTCGGTGGTTTTATGACCACAAGTTTAATGTTGAACTATCCCGATACTTTTAAAGTGGGAGTTGCCGGCGGTCCCGTAATCGATTGGAAATGGTACGAAGTAATGTATGGCGAACGCTATATGGATACACCAGAAGAAAACCCGGAAGGCTACGAAAAGACATCAACCTTGAACAAAGTGAAAAATTTAAAGGGCAGGCTGTTGATGATTCATGGAGCGCAAGATCCGGTGGTGGTGCAACAACACAGTATGGAGTTTATTGAAAAGTGTATCAAAGAAGGTAAACAAGTGGATTATTTCTTGTATCCAACCCATGAGCACAATGTTTCTGGAAGAGACCGTATTCATTTGAATGCAAAAATTGCCGATTATTTTATGACACATTTAAAAAAATAA
- a CDS encoding glutathione peroxidase, with protein sequence MSIYQYKAKTLQGKEIDFSDFQNKTLLIVNTASKCGFTPQYEGLEKLYQKYKDQGLVVLAFPCNQFNNQEPGDASSIKNNCLINYGVSFPVFEKVLVNGKNAHPIFKYLKNVLPGFITNAVKWNFTKFIIDANGKPIKRFAPFTSPEKINTYLVKNNIVKES encoded by the coding sequence ATGAGTATCTATCAATACAAAGCAAAAACGCTTCAGGGCAAAGAAATCGATTTTAGTGATTTTCAAAACAAAACGTTGCTAATTGTTAATACAGCCAGCAAATGTGGTTTCACGCCTCAGTACGAAGGTTTAGAAAAGTTGTATCAAAAATATAAAGATCAAGGACTGGTGGTATTGGCTTTTCCGTGCAATCAGTTTAATAATCAAGAACCAGGCGATGCATCTTCTATAAAAAATAATTGTTTGATAAATTATGGTGTATCGTTTCCCGTTTTTGAAAAAGTTTTGGTAAACGGAAAAAATGCACATCCAATTTTTAAGTATCTCAAGAACGTTTTACCTGGATTCATAACCAATGCTGTAAAATGGAATTTTACTAAGTTTATAATCGATGCAAACGGAAAACCCATAAAACGCTTTGCACCCTTCACATCACCCGAAAAAATTAACACTTATTTAGTTAAAAATAATATTGTAAAAGAAAGCTAG